In Dyadobacter sp. NIV53, a single window of DNA contains:
- the lptB gene encoding LPS export ABC transporter ATP-binding protein: MILRTENLVKKYGARLVNDNVSYQVAQGEIVGLLGPNGAGKTTSFYMAVGLVKPNSGKVYLDDRDITSLPMYKRARLGLGYLAQEASVFRSLTVEENVKAVLEMTDLSRNDQKLKVEELLEEFHLQHVRKSKGMVLSGGERRRTEIARALAVDPKFILLDEPFAGVDPIAVEDIQSIVARLKHKNIGILITDHNVNETLSITDRAYLLFEGKILKQGSAEELAEDEVVRRVYLGQNFELKKKFV, from the coding sequence ATGATATTAAGAACCGAGAACCTTGTTAAAAAATACGGAGCCCGACTTGTCAACGACAATGTCAGTTACCAGGTAGCACAAGGTGAAATTGTTGGATTATTGGGTCCCAATGGAGCAGGAAAAACGACGTCTTTTTATATGGCAGTAGGTTTGGTAAAACCTAACAGCGGAAAAGTATATCTGGATGACAGAGACATTACCAGTCTTCCTATGTATAAGCGTGCCCGGCTTGGACTTGGCTATCTGGCACAGGAAGCATCTGTATTCCGTTCACTGACTGTGGAAGAAAATGTAAAAGCAGTACTTGAAATGACCGATCTTTCCCGGAATGACCAAAAATTAAAAGTAGAAGAACTGCTGGAAGAATTCCATTTACAGCATGTGAGGAAAAGCAAAGGAATGGTTTTGTCAGGAGGAGAGCGAAGGCGGACAGAAATAGCCCGTGCACTGGCTGTAGATCCAAAATTTATTTTACTGGATGAGCCTTTTGCAGGTGTCGATCCAATTGCCGTTGAAGATATTCAAAGTATTGTAGCGAGGCTGAAACATAAAAATATTGGCATCCTGATCACAGATCACAACGTAAACGAAACTTTGTCGATCACAGACCGGGCTTATTTACTTTTTGAAGGAAAAATACTGAAACAAGGCAGTGCTGAGGAATTGGCAGAAGATGAAGTAGTAAGGAGAGTCTATTTAGGACAAAATTTTGAACTGAAAAAGAAGTTTGTATAA
- the recO gene encoding DNA repair protein RecO: protein MLYKTRGVALSYIRYRESSIIAKIYTEAFGIQSYIVNGVRSSSSKTNRIALFQPLTLLDLVVYHKDKQDTVHRISEIKCYHPFASLPYNITKSSLSLFVTEILGKTLREEEANEPLFNFIEQSVLYLDEAETGYENFHIQFLLHLASFLGFGIENLRDLENELKNHHYPQIADSLELNATNQLLLHGYGIQISLDRARRISILEKVLFFYKIHMEALGEIRSLEVLSEVLR from the coding sequence ATGCTGTATAAAACCAGAGGTGTTGCCCTAAGTTACATCCGGTACCGGGAGTCTTCCATTATCGCTAAAATATATACTGAGGCTTTTGGTATACAGAGTTACATTGTCAACGGTGTTAGAAGCAGCAGTTCTAAAACCAACAGGATAGCTCTTTTTCAGCCGCTTACTTTGTTGGATCTGGTAGTTTATCACAAAGACAAACAGGATACTGTTCACCGCATTTCCGAAATTAAGTGTTACCATCCGTTCGCAAGCTTACCTTATAATATCACAAAATCGAGCCTCTCATTATTTGTTACAGAAATTTTGGGAAAAACGCTTCGGGAAGAAGAAGCAAACGAGCCTTTGTTTAATTTTATCGAGCAATCAGTTTTGTATCTGGACGAGGCTGAAACAGGGTATGAAAATTTCCATATTCAGTTTTTATTGCATCTTGCTTCTTTTTTAGGCTTTGGTATAGAAAACCTGAGGGATCTGGAAAATGAATTAAAAAATCATCATTATCCGCAAATTGCAGATTCACTGGAATTAAATGCGACAAATCAATTGCTTTTACATGGTTATGGAATACAGATATCTCTAGACAGAGCCAGGCGTATTTCAATTCTGGAAAAAGTACTCTTTTTTTATAAGATACATATGGAAGCTCTGGGGGAAATCCGTTCGCTGGAAGTGCTTAGTGAAGTTTTAAGGTAA
- a CDS encoding DUF6265 family protein, which yields MIRLKLSPFVLAFILFIALNSHAQTVKPGTLNDINFLDGRWKGPFNGGTIEASWTAPEGNNIVGFIRMIKDDKPTLYELFAFEQTEKGPVAHVKHFKPGMISLEEKEISDTYNFIEAKKNQALFEKDDATVRIIYERRTQTQLVIQRGKLEEGTSGSPKWVFEDLFIFKKIP from the coding sequence ATGATCCGATTAAAACTTTCTCCGTTTGTTCTTGCTTTCATTTTGTTTATTGCCTTAAACAGCCATGCGCAAACTGTAAAACCAGGCACATTAAATGACATCAATTTTTTGGATGGCCGCTGGAAAGGCCCGTTTAACGGCGGTACCATTGAAGCATCCTGGACAGCTCCGGAAGGAAATAATATCGTTGGTTTTATCCGTATGATTAAAGATGATAAACCAACACTTTACGAACTATTCGCATTTGAACAAACAGAAAAAGGGCCGGTAGCGCATGTAAAACATTTCAAACCCGGCATGATTTCTCTTGAAGAAAAAGAAATATCGGATACATATAATTTTATTGAGGCCAAAAAGAACCAGGCCTTATTTGAAAAAGATGACGCAACCGTACGAATCATATACGAAAGGCGTACACAAACACAACTTGTAATCCAACGTGGAAAATTGGAAGAGGGAACAAGCGGTAGTCCAAAATGGGTTTTTGAGGATCTTTTTATATTTAAAAAAATCCCCTGA